From Penaeus vannamei isolate JL-2024 chromosome 12, ASM4276789v1, whole genome shotgun sequence, the proteins below share one genomic window:
- the Mi-2 gene encoding chromodomain-helicase-DNA-binding protein Mi-2 homolog isoform X27, with protein sequence MPSDVEETEYREEEEEQGEGEEEEQDQGDSNEEEQDEEWGGGKRKRKKSKKRKSSRGERGRKKRKKKDESESEGEYEEEGGRVDSDNQEETPKGRGRGKGRGRPPATPTATVPESSGGDQMPTVAEVCESFGLNDVELEYTDSDFQNLTTYKLFQQHVRPLLAKENPRVPVSKLMMLVAAKWREFTARNQQQEEEEEDEIVEEEEEEEPEPAPVQITPKGRGRPRKAKVDEEVEEDFDDDSEGVGKKKRGRKRTATAEGKNKKGGKVPTLKIKLGKRKKDTSEDESSQDSDAEFEQMLAEAEDMNKAEDEAEQQNAPKKKAKTKIGNKNKRKKRMKAKDEDGYETDHQDYCEVCQQGGEIILCDTCPKAYHLVCLEPELEEAPEGKWSCPTCESEGVKEEDEHMEYCKVCKDGGELLCCDSCVNAYHTYCLSPPLFEVPEGEWTCQRCACEPLPGKVQKILFWRYVDPPKPPENWKEIVGDKWEKYQFKQLREFLVKWVDMSYWHCSWISELMLDVHHPQMLRSYFKKFDPDEPPVPGMDDDDEVGSQRRGKSIDPNSLEERYYKYGIKSTWLKIHRVLNHRSLRDGTIQYLVKWRDLPYDQATWEDEDEEIIGLKTAIEFYHDLRAACNADAVGKSKKGKKKGKARARELGEEDREPSSPRRYTPPPDKPVTNLSKKWEKQPDYLDMTGLSLHEYQLEGVNWLRYSWGQGTDTILADEMGLGKTIQTIAFLYSLYKEGHSKGPFLVAVPLSTIINWEREFEMWAPDFYVVTYVGDRESRSMIREHELSFEEGAVRSASKATRIRTTNVKFNVLLTSYEMISMDQACLGSLEWACLVVDEAHRLKSNQSKFFRVLNQYNIVYRLLLTGTPLQNNLEELFHLLNFLCPEKFSDLSSFQNEFEDIAKEDQIKKLHDLLGPHMLRRLKTDVLKNMPTKSEFIIRVELSPLQKKYYKYILTRNFEALNSRGGGQQVSLLNIVMDLKKCCNHPYLFPAAAEEAPKLPNGMYVSRDLVKASGKFILLESMLEKLKRDGHRVLIFSQMTRMLDVLEDFCEGMGYKYERIDGGITGQARQEAIDRFNAPGAQQFIFLLSTRAGGLGINLATADTVIIYDSDWNPHNDIQAFSRAHRIGQANKVMIYRFVTRNSVEERVTQVAKRKMMLTHLVVRPGMGSKATNFSKQELDDILRFGTEELFKEEEGKEDEAIHYDNQAIEELLDRTKEGIEQKENWANEYLSSFKVASYVTKEGEEEEMEDVEVLKQEADNTDSLYWERLLRHHFEQQQEDLARTLGKGKRVRKQVNYNDAADGREDLSWQEQGSDYNSDFSMPSDNDNDDEFDEKNETEGGRRSRRRGDRGDRDRPLPPLLARVGGNIEVLGFNARQRKAFLNAVMRYGMPPQEAFNSQWLVRDLRGKSEKCFRAYTSLFMRHLCEPGNDNAETFADGVPREGLSRQHVLTRIGVMSLIRKKISEFETINGHYSMPEALNRPVEPAVVDGGKSNGTSASGTPATSVTPSPAPSVKGESEDKEEDKKEEAKKEEDKKTEDKEKKDEKETEKEEEKKEEKVEKKEEEKTEGEKEKKEEPAETPEVKAEEEEKKETEQTEKTEKPEEEKKEEPEKMEVEETKKEEEKKEEVKMETEEKEQKEGEQKTEEKEEAEVKTEKVEKTEDDKETEKKEEVKKEEEEKEEEKDKEKEKEKEGDKDKEKDKDKKEEDDKKDSKKKDVDSVAKRKFMFNIADGGFTELHTLWQNEEKAAVPGREYEIWHRRHDYWLLAGIVTHGYGRWQDIQNDVRFAIINEPFKMDVGKGNFLEIKNKFLARRFKQLLEQALVIEEQLRRAAFLNLQQDPHHPACTLNARFAEVECLAESHQHLSKESLAGNKPANAVLNKVLNQLEELLSDMKSDVTRLPASLARIPPVAQRLQMSERSILSRLASGAGNVDKSAQGAGEGQISTTFPGGFTPTGALPTLGNANFANFRPQYSLPGAATGPGVPSVQVSSLQSLGASLHMLAASNPLLDPHLSMQQPPTSHSGAISAATRASLLLHQQQQQQLQQHSGDTKNLIYLD encoded by the exons ATGCCCTCGGACGTGGAGGAAACGGAGTACAGAG aggaggaggaggagcaaggggaaggggaggaagaagaacaagatcaAGGTGATTcaaatgaagaagaacaagatgaagagtggggtggaggaaagcggaaacgaaagaaaagtaaaaagagaaaatcgTCACGTGGTGAGCGAGGgcggaaaaaacgaaagaagaaagatgagagtgagagt GAAGGTGAATATGAAGAAGAGGGTGGTCGTGTTGACTCAGACAATCAAGAAGAGACCCCGAAAGGAAGGGGGCGTGGAAAGGGACGTGGGAGACCTCCTGCAACTCCCACAGCAACAGTACCAGAATCAA GTGGAGGAGATCAGATGCCAACTGTTGCTGAGGTGTGTGAAAGCTTTGGTCTGAATGATGTCGAATTGGAGTACACTGATTCAGACTTTCAGAATTTGACAACTTACAAGTTGTTCCAGCAACATGTGCGTCCACTTCTGGCTAAGGAAAATCCAAGG GTACCAGTGTCAAAGTTGATGATGTTGGTAGCTGCAAAGTGGCGTGAATTCACGGCTCGCAAtcagcagcaggaagaggaggaggaagatgaaattgtagaagaggaggaagaagaggaaccagAACCAGCACCGGTACAA ATAACACCCAAGGGTCGAGGACGCCCTAGAAAAGCCAAGGTAGATGAAGAAGTTGAGgaagattttgatgatgatagtgagggcGTGGGTAAGAAGAAACGTGGCCGAAAACGCACTGCTACAGctgaaggaaaaaacaaaaagggtGGAAAAGTTCCAACTTTGAAGATTAagttagggaagaggaagaaggacaccTCG GAGGATGAGTCAAGCCAAGACAGTGATGCAGAGTTTGAGCAAATGTTAGCTGAGGCAGAGGACATGAATAAGGCTGAAGATGAGGCAGAACAGCAAAATGCGCCCAAAAAGAAAGCCAAAACCAAGATTGGCAACAAAAATAAGCGTAAAAAACGTATGAAGGCAAAGGATGAGGATGGATATGAAACAGATCAtcaa GATTACTGCGAGGTATGTCAGCAGGGTGGTGAGATCATCCTTTGTGACACTTGTCCTAAGGCTTACCATCTGGTGTGTCTTGAACCAGAATTGGAAGAGGCTCCTGAGGGCAAGTGGTCATGCCCCACTTGTGAGTCAGAGGGAGTCAAGGAAGAAGATGAACATATGGAGTACTGTAAAGTTTGTAAG GATGGTGGTGAACTTCTTTGCTGTGATTCATGTGTGAATGCCTACCATACATATTGTTTGTCACCACCTTTGTTTGAAGTACCTGAAGGAGAATGGACCTGTCAGCGCTGTGCTTGTGAACCTTTGCCAGGAAAAGTCCAGAAGATCCTATTCTGGAG ATATGTTGACCCTCCAAAGCCACCAGAGAATTGGAAGGAGATTGTTGGAGACAAATGGGAAAAATATCAGTTCAAACAGCTGCGAGAGTTTTTGGTGAAGTGGGTTGATATGTCATACTGGCACTGCTCTTGGATTTCTGAACTCATGTTGGATGTACATCATCCTCAG atGTTGCGCTCATACTTCAAAAAGTTTGATCCAGATGAGCCACCTGTACCTGGTATGGATGACGACGATGAAGTAGGGTCACAAAGACGTGGCAAAAGCATTGATCCAAACTCCTTGGAAGAAAG ATATTACAAATATGGAATTAAGTCCACCTGGTTGAAAATCCATCGTGTGTTGAACCATCGTTCTTTGCGGGATGGAACCATACAGTATCTTGTGAAATGGCGAGACTTACCCTATGACCAAGCTACatgggaagatgaggatgaagagattATTGGCTTAAAAACTGCAATTGAGTTTTATCATGATCTGAGAGCAGCATGTAATGCTGATGCTG ttggtaagagtaagaaaggaaagaagaaaggcaagGCAAGGGCACGAGAATTGGGAGAAGAAGATCGTGAGCCTTCTTCACCCCGGCGATACACTCCTCCACCTGATAAACCAGTAACGAACCTCAGTAAGAAGTGGGAGAAGCAGCCAGACTACCTGGATATGACTGGGCTCTCACTTCACGAGTATCAGCTTGAGGGTGTTAATTGGTTACG ATATTCTTGGGGTCAGGGAACAGACACCATCTTGGCTGATGAGATGGGTCTTGGAAAGACAATTCAGACCATTGCATTTTTGTATTCACTCTACAAAGAAGGACACTCTAAAGGTCCCTTCCTTGTAGCTGTCCCACTCTCCACCATCATTAATTGGGAAAGAGAGTTTGAGATGTGGGCCCCAGACTTCTATGTTGTTACATATGTAGGTGACAGAGAATCACGATCTATGATTCGTGAGCATGAATTGTCATTTGAGGAAGGAGCAGTGCGAAGTGCATCAAAAGCCACACGTATCCGTACAACAAATGTAAAATTCAATGTACTTCTAACCTCCTATGAGATGATATCTATGGATCAAGCTTGCCTAGGATCATTAGAGTGGGCATGCTTGGTTGTAGATGAAGCTCACAGATTGAAGAGTAACCAGTCTAAG TTCTTCCGTGTGCTGAACCAGTACAACATCGTTTATCGTCTGCTTTTAACTGGAACCCCACTTCAAAACAACCTGGAGGAACTTTTCCATTTACTCAACTTCTTGTGTCCTGAAAAATTCTCTGATCTATCATCCTTCCAAAATGAATTTGAAGATATTGCAAAAGAAGATCAGATTAAAAAACTGCACGATTTGCTTGGACCTCACATGTTGAGAAGATTGAAGACTGATGTACTCAAG AACATGCCAACCAAGTCAGAGTTCATCATTCGTGTGGAGTTATCACCACTGCAGAAGAAATACTACAAATACATTCTTACCCGTAATTTTGAAGCCCTTAACTCAAGAGGAGGAGGCCAGCAG gtttcttTGCTCAACATTGTCATGGATCTGAAGAAGTGTTGCAACCATCCATACCTCTTCCCAGCAGCAGCAGAGGAGGCCCCAAAGCTGCCAAATGGAATGTATGTAAGCAGAGACCTTGTGAAGGCCAGTGGCAAGTTCATTCTCCTGGAGAGTATGTTGGAGAAGCTCAAACGTGATGGCCATCG tgTGTTGATTTTCTCCCAGATGACAAGGATGTTAGATGTTTTGGAAGACTTCTGTGAGGGCATGGGTTACAAATATGAAAGAATTGATGGTGGCATCACTGGTCAAGCTCGTCAAGAAGCCATTGATAG ATTCAATGCTCCAGGTGCCCAgcagtttattttcttattgtctaCTCGTGCTGGTGGTTTAGGTATCAACTTGGCCACTGCAGATACTGTCATCATCTATGATTCTGATTGGAATCCACATAACGATATTCAAGCTTTCTCCAGAGCTCATCGTATTGGTCAGGCAAATAAG GTGATGATTTACCGGTTTGTGACTCGTAACTCTGTTGAAGAAAGAGTCACACAGGTTGCTAAGAGAAAGATGATGTTGACTCACTTGGTTGTCCGTCCTGGAATGGGATCAAAAGCCACAAACTTCTCCAAACAAGAATTGGATGATATCTTGAG GTTTGGTACAGAAGAACTTTTCAAagaagaggaaggcaaagaggatGAAGCTATCCATTATGATAACCAGGCTATTGAGGAACTCCTTGACCGTACAAAGGAGGGTATTGAACAGAAGGAGAACTGGGCTAATGAGTATCTCAGCTCTTTCAAGGTTGCTTCATATGTTaccaaagaaggggaagag gaggaaatggaagatgtTGAGGTTTTGAAGCAAGAAGCAGATAATACAGATTCCCTTTACTGGGAACGACTTTTGCGCCATCACTTCGAACAACAACAGGAAGATCTGGCAAGAACTCTTGGAAAGGGTAAACGAGTCAGGAAACAG GTGAACTACAACGATGCAGCAGATGGTAGAGAAGATCTTAGCTGGCAAGAACAGGGATCAGACTACAACTCTGACTTCTCCATGCcatctgacaatgataatgatgatgaatttgatgaaaagaatgaaa CTGAAGGAGGCCGTAGATCACGCCGTCGTGGTGACAGAGGTGACCGTGATCGTCCATTGCCGCCACTTCTTGCCCGAGTTGGAGGAAATATTGAA GTTCTGGGATTCAATGCCAGACAACGCAAGGCTTTCCTCAATGCAGTTATGCGTTATGGAATGCCTCCTCAAGAAGCTTTCAACTCTCAATG GTTGGTACGAGACCTCCGAGGCAAGAGTGAGAAGTGCTTCAGAGCATACACATCTCTCTTCATGCGCCATTTGTGTGAGCCTGGTAATGACAATGCTGAAACATTTGCTGATGGAGTGCCTCGTGAAGGATTAAGCAGACAACACGTTCTCACCAGAATTGGAGTGATGTCACTCATTCGCAAAAAG atttcAGAGTTCGAGACAATCAATGGCCATTACTCAATGCCAGAAGCTCTAAATAGGCCTGTTGAGCCAGCAGTAGTAGATGGTGGCAAGAGCAATGGTACTTCTGCTTCTG GCACACCAGCAACAAGTGTAACTCCATCTCCTGCACCATCTGTGAAGGGAGAAtcagaagacaaggaagaggacaaaaaggaagaagctaagaaagaagaagacaagaagaccgaagataaagaaaagaaggatgaaaaggagacagaaaaggaagaagaaaagaaggaagagaaggtagagaagaaggaggaagagaagacggaaggagaaaaagaaaag AAGGAGGAACCTGCTGAAACACCAGAAgtaaaggcagaggaagaagaaaagaaagaaacagaacaaacTGAGAAGACTGAGAAGcctgaagaggagaagaaagaggagccaGAGAAGATGGAAGTAGAAGAGaccaagaaggaagaagagaagaaagaggaagtgaaaatggaaactgaagaaaaagaacagaaggaaggagaacaaaagactgaagaaaaggaagag GCTGAGGTCAAGACTGAAAAGGTTGAAAAGACAGAGGATGATAAGGAgactgaaaagaaggaagaagtcaagaaagaagaggaagagaaggaggaggagaaagacaaagagaaagaaaaggagaaggaaggagataaagacaaagaaaaggacaaagataagaaggaggaggatgataagaaGGATTCCAAGAAGAAGGATGTGGATTCCGTGGCAAAGAGAAAGTTCATGTTCAATATTGCTGACGGTGGATTCACTGAGCTGCACACACTGTGGCAAAATGAGGAGAAGGCAGCTGTTCCTGGCCGCGAGTATGAGATTTGGCACCGCAG GCATGATTATTGGCTGCTTGCTGGCATTGTTACCCATGGGTATGGAAGGTGGCAAGACATCCAGAATGATGTCAGGTTTGCCATCATCAATGAGCCATTCAAGATGGATGTGGGCAAGGGTAATTTCTTGGAAATTAAAAACAAATTCCTTGCCAGAAGGTTCAAG CAGCTGTTAGAGCAAGCACTGGTCATTGAGGAACAGCTGCGTCGTGCAGCATTCCTTAACTTACAACAGGATCCCCATCATCCTGCTTGCACCTTGAATGCTCGTTTCGCTGAAGTGGAATGTCTGGCCGAATCACACCAGCACCTCAGCAAGGAGTCCCTGGCTGGAAATAAGCCAGCTAATGCAGTGCTAAATAAG GTGCTGAACCAGCTTGAGGAGCTGCTGTCAGACATGAAATCTGATGTCACACGGTTACCTGCTTCCCTTGCCCGTATTCCCCCTGTGGCCCAGCGTCTCCAAATGTCTGAGCGTTCTATCCTATCTCGCCTGGCCTCAGGCGCGGGTAATGTGGACAAAAGCGCTCAAGGAGCAGGTGAGG